A part of Nocardioides plantarum genomic DNA contains:
- a CDS encoding alpha-amylase family protein, with protein sequence MSGLKRRRRETFLLRLERWWPDLLAGVAAAYDDPERVAVRLVEVAARAYADRPRDLHRLDEERLLRPDRVQGPDQVGYAAYTERFSPDGTLSGLAGRIDHLRGLGVTYLHLMPLLLPRDGDNDGGYAVADYRAVRPDLGTVDDLRELATTLRGHGISLVVDLVLNHVAREHPWAVAARAGDATYRDYFHVFPDRELPDRYEETLPEVFPDFAPGSFTFDDELDAWVWTTFNSWQWDLDWSNPAVLAELAQVVVDLANLGVEVLRLDAIAFLWKRLGTDSQNQPEVHAITQALRAVARMAAPATLFKAEAIVGPRDLVPYLGVGPHVGRVSDLAYHNSLMVQVWSMLATGDVRLARQALGALPPTPPSGTWITYLRCHDDIGWAIDDGDAAAVGVTGAGHRGFLADWYAGDFPGSWAEGLVFQHNPETGDRRISGMAASLAGLGPGRPDPDEAHARLFLAHALVAGWGGVPVIWSGDELALPNDPAWAQEPGHAGDNRWAHRPRVADADLARRDEPGTDAARVYAGLAHLMRVRATLPQLHASAPVSVLPDGDDGVLAVVRRHASGTFVGLYNVTGEWRALPHHRLVEVGVEHPHEALGGVTPTPGDDGLLWLPPYAAWWVVDAPTS encoded by the coding sequence CTGTCGGGCCTCAAGCGCCGGCGGCGTGAGACGTTCCTGCTGCGGCTCGAGCGCTGGTGGCCCGACCTGCTGGCGGGGGTCGCGGCGGCGTACGACGACCCCGAGCGCGTCGCGGTGCGGCTGGTCGAGGTGGCCGCCCGTGCCTACGCCGACCGGCCCCGCGACCTGCACCGTCTCGACGAGGAGCGGCTGCTGCGCCCCGACCGGGTCCAGGGCCCCGACCAGGTCGGCTACGCGGCGTACACCGAGCGGTTCAGCCCCGACGGCACCCTGTCCGGCCTAGCCGGGCGCATCGACCACCTGCGCGGTCTGGGGGTCACCTACCTGCACCTGATGCCGCTGCTGCTGCCGCGCGACGGCGACAACGACGGCGGCTACGCGGTCGCCGACTACCGCGCCGTGCGGCCCGATCTCGGCACCGTGGACGACCTGCGGGAGCTGGCGACGACGCTGCGCGGGCACGGCATCAGCCTGGTCGTCGACCTCGTCCTCAACCACGTGGCCCGCGAGCACCCCTGGGCGGTGGCCGCCCGGGCCGGCGACGCGACCTACCGCGACTACTTCCACGTCTTCCCCGACCGCGAGCTGCCCGACCGCTACGAGGAGACGCTGCCCGAGGTCTTCCCCGACTTCGCGCCCGGCTCGTTCACCTTCGACGACGAGCTCGACGCCTGGGTGTGGACGACCTTCAACTCCTGGCAGTGGGACCTCGACTGGTCCAACCCGGCGGTGCTGGCCGAGCTCGCGCAGGTCGTCGTCGACCTGGCCAACCTCGGGGTCGAGGTGCTGCGGCTCGACGCCATCGCGTTCCTCTGGAAGCGGCTGGGGACCGACAGCCAGAACCAGCCCGAGGTGCACGCGATCACCCAGGCGCTGCGGGCAGTGGCGCGGATGGCCGCGCCCGCGACGCTGTTCAAGGCCGAGGCGATCGTCGGGCCGCGCGACCTGGTGCCCTACCTCGGCGTGGGCCCGCACGTCGGCCGCGTCAGTGACCTGGCCTACCACAACAGCCTGATGGTGCAGGTCTGGTCGATGCTCGCGACCGGCGACGTGCGCCTGGCCCGGCAGGCGCTCGGCGCGCTGCCCCCGACCCCGCCGAGCGGCACCTGGATCACCTACCTGCGCTGCCACGACGACATCGGCTGGGCGATCGACGACGGCGACGCCGCGGCGGTCGGGGTGACCGGCGCCGGCCACCGGGGCTTCCTGGCCGACTGGTACGCCGGGGACTTCCCCGGGTCGTGGGCCGAGGGCCTGGTCTTCCAGCACAACCCCGAGACCGGTGACCGGCGGATCAGCGGCATGGCCGCGTCGCTGGCCGGTCTGGGCCCGGGGCGACCCGATCCCGACGAGGCGCACGCGCGGCTCTTCCTCGCGCACGCGCTGGTGGCCGGCTGGGGCGGCGTACCCGTGATCTGGAGCGGTGACGAGCTGGCCCTGCCCAACGACCCCGCCTGGGCGCAGGAGCCCGGCCACGCCGGCGACAACCGGTGGGCCCACCGTCCGCGGGTCGCCGACGCCGACCTGGCGCGGCGCGACGAGCCGGGCACTGACGCGGCGCGCGTCTACGCCGGGCTCGCCCACCTGATGCGGGTGCGGGCCACGCTGCCGCAGCTGCACGCGTCGGCGCCGGTCTCGGTGCTGCCGGACGGCGACGACGGGGTGCTCGCCGTCGTCCGCCGTCACGCCAGCGGCACGTTCGTCGGGCTCTACAACGTCACGGGGGAGTGGCGGGCCCTCCCGCACCACCGTCTCGTCGAGGTCGGGGTCGAGCACCCGCACGAGGCGCTCGGCGGGGTGACGCCGACGCCCGGGGACGACGGTCTGCTGTGGCTGCCGCCGTACGCCGCGTGGTGGGTCGTCGACGCGCCGACGTCCTGA
- a CDS encoding DUF4124 domain-containing protein, giving the protein MKTTTTFLAALLATGLLVSSVPAAHAQTWRHTDATGDVVAQDQTDDGVAEPRVVRGVKQADVVRLTVQHGADVLQVATTLRAFGGPDNSWDLRVVTSHGDTYDFQRCEYSSDGTKSTSSRRNGYRYQCDGLRISRTSAGIVARVPVACLDIPYRLRVGVQARVIYPLVADPRDRIAQDDALRTGKVTARKPRLSPWIVRDSSAR; this is encoded by the coding sequence ATGAAGACGACGACCACCTTCCTCGCCGCCCTTCTCGCGACCGGGTTGCTGGTGTCCTCGGTGCCGGCCGCGCACGCCCAGACGTGGCGCCACACGGACGCCACCGGTGATGTCGTGGCTCAGGACCAGACGGACGACGGCGTCGCCGAGCCGCGGGTGGTGCGGGGCGTCAAGCAGGCCGACGTCGTGAGGCTGACCGTGCAGCACGGCGCGGACGTGCTCCAGGTCGCGACGACCCTGCGCGCCTTCGGCGGCCCGGACAACTCCTGGGACCTACGCGTCGTCACGTCGCACGGCGACACCTACGACTTCCAACGCTGCGAGTACAGCTCGGACGGGACGAAGTCCACGTCGAGTCGACGCAACGGCTACCGCTACCAGTGCGACGGACTGAGGATCAGTCGCACGTCGGCCGGCATCGTCGCGCGCGTGCCCGTCGCGTGCCTCGACATCCCCTACCGGCTGCGGGTCGGGGTCCAGGCTCGAGTGATCTACCCGCTCGTCGCAGACCCGCGCGATCGCATCGCTCAGGACGACGCTCTGCGCACCGGCAAGGTGACGGCGCGCAAGCCCAGGCTCAGCCCGTGGATCGTCCGGGACTCCTCCGCCAGGTAG
- a CDS encoding asparagine synthase-related protein — protein sequence MRVYVAVHDRRSADDRPADGWPAVEAAAARCLPFDPVEQARWTAGDGRTLVAAWTNEPEQPDRPLLLTDSAGARGFSGYVNGEVPPLARLLASDEDIAVGGVWSFVAAGEDGISGATCASGAEVVFHAVTDDLVVIGNRALLVHLVASSRGPVPDLVGLAGVVGSGYCVTDRTAYDGVRCLAPSSRITCGADGRVDISPYGDPRVDATAADVAQALVASVSPLVTLEQPVRLGLTGGRDSRLLVALLTRAGVPVVTHTSGLPTDPDVIVAREVAAALGVPHKVGSPMGAAVEEGSVTFDVRSRVREAVVLGEAMLSAYDRVGRVGAAYNAATVPLTGAGGEILRAYFAGSVKDPQDRDAVVTFMRSRMYQGAKRMTTASRAAYETDTADWVAAAERDGVAALEDFYVRQRTGRWTGAARSSASVGSLARRPYLDHLVVRAVRAVSVEDRTSERLIADVLDELAPGLADVRFAGRRWTFDEQPPTDPERLAAWHRREPVRGAHGDGASFSWRTDLPEVRRELADIVLGAPAVFWELVDRRKVTEFVSRVDDRTRADTMRMWHLATVADALAHDFYAGAARFDQTRSEVVSARPPVGATSAPGRGRRGIRSALRAVRGGLRR from the coding sequence ATGCGTGTCTACGTTGCCGTGCACGACCGTCGTAGCGCCGACGACCGCCCTGCGGACGGGTGGCCCGCGGTCGAGGCCGCCGCGGCGCGGTGTCTGCCGTTCGACCCCGTCGAGCAGGCGCGGTGGACCGCTGGCGACGGCCGGACGCTCGTCGCCGCGTGGACCAACGAGCCCGAGCAGCCCGACCGCCCCCTGCTGCTGACCGACTCCGCGGGCGCCCGCGGGTTCTCCGGCTACGTCAACGGCGAGGTCCCGCCCCTGGCGCGACTGCTGGCGAGCGACGAGGACATCGCGGTCGGCGGGGTGTGGTCGTTCGTGGCGGCCGGCGAGGACGGCATCTCCGGGGCGACGTGCGCGTCGGGTGCGGAGGTCGTGTTCCACGCGGTGACCGACGACCTCGTCGTCATCGGCAACCGGGCCTTGCTGGTCCACCTGGTGGCGAGCTCGAGGGGGCCGGTCCCCGACCTGGTCGGCCTGGCCGGTGTGGTCGGCTCCGGCTACTGCGTGACCGACCGGACGGCGTACGACGGGGTGCGCTGCCTGGCTCCGTCGTCGCGGATCACCTGCGGCGCCGACGGGCGGGTCGACATCAGCCCCTACGGCGACCCGCGCGTCGACGCCACCGCGGCCGACGTCGCGCAGGCGCTGGTCGCCAGCGTCTCCCCGCTGGTCACGCTCGAGCAGCCGGTGCGGCTGGGGCTCACCGGGGGCCGTGACTCGCGGCTGCTGGTCGCCCTGCTGACCCGCGCGGGGGTGCCGGTCGTCACCCACACCTCCGGCCTCCCCACCGACCCCGACGTGATCGTGGCCCGGGAGGTTGCCGCCGCGCTCGGCGTGCCCCACAAGGTGGGGTCCCCGATGGGGGCGGCGGTCGAGGAGGGGTCGGTGACCTTCGACGTGCGCTCGCGGGTCCGCGAGGCCGTCGTCCTCGGCGAGGCGATGCTCTCGGCCTACGACCGCGTCGGTCGCGTCGGTGCCGCGTACAACGCGGCGACGGTGCCGCTCACGGGCGCCGGCGGGGAGATCCTGCGGGCCTACTTCGCGGGCTCGGTCAAGGACCCCCAGGACCGCGACGCCGTCGTGACGTTCATGCGCAGCCGGATGTACCAGGGGGCGAAGCGGATGACGACGGCGAGCCGGGCGGCGTACGAGACCGACACCGCCGACTGGGTGGCCGCGGCCGAGCGGGACGGCGTCGCCGCGCTCGAGGACTTCTACGTCCGCCAGCGCACCGGTCGCTGGACGGGCGCCGCACGGAGCTCGGCGAGCGTCGGCTCCCTGGCGCGTCGCCCCTACCTGGACCACCTCGTCGTGCGTGCCGTGCGTGCCGTCTCCGTCGAGGACCGGACGAGTGAGCGGCTGATCGCCGACGTCCTCGACGAGCTGGCCCCCGGCCTCGCCGACGTGCGGTTCGCCGGGCGCCGATGGACGTTCGACGAGCAGCCACCGACCGACCCCGAGCGGCTGGCCGCGTGGCACCGCCGGGAGCCGGTGCGCGGGGCCCACGGTGACGGGGCCAGCTTCAGCTGGCGCACCGACCTGCCCGAGGTCCGCCGGGAGCTCGCCGACATCGTCCTGGGTGCGCCCGCCGTCTTCTGGGAGCTCGTCGACCGGCGCAAGGTCACCGAGTTCGTCTCCCGCGTGGATGACCGGACCCGGGCCGACACCATGAGGATGTGGCACCTGGCCACGGTCGCCGACGCGCTGGCCCACGACTTCTACGCGGGTGCGGCGCGCTTCGACCAGACCCGGTCCGAGGTCGTGTCGGCCCGGCCCCCGGTGGGTGCGACATCGGCGCCGGGCCGGGGCCGTCGGGGGATCAGGTCGGCGCTGCGGGCGGTCCGGGGCGGGCTGCGGCGCTGA
- a CDS encoding DNA polymerase IV, with protein MPVLHVDLDQFLASVEVLRRPELAGLPVVVGGRGDPTERGVVSTASYEARAFGVRSGMPLRTALKKCPEAVFLAVDLPVYEAASATVMDTLRAALWAGDPVDVEVLGWDEAFVGLRPGADPAHEHDPMAFAGQLRAEVLAATGLHCSVGVGDTTLQAKIATDFGKPRGVYRISDASWSAEMGDRPTRALWGVGAKVERRLADLGIRTVAQLAASDERVLAAEIGPTMGPYYHRLGRGVGNRVVDPTPWVPRAHGREETFQTDLDDEVEIEAAVRRITRRVVADIDAEGRPAWRVGLKVRDRAFQTVQRSRKLPAPTADPDELADAVVALLTKVERKRPVRLLGVRLEMVEPEGGYLR; from the coding sequence ATGCCCGTGCTGCACGTCGACCTCGACCAGTTCCTGGCGTCGGTCGAGGTCCTGCGACGTCCCGAGCTGGCCGGGCTACCGGTCGTGGTCGGCGGCCGGGGCGACCCGACCGAGCGCGGTGTGGTGTCGACGGCGTCCTACGAGGCCCGGGCGTTCGGGGTGCGCTCGGGCATGCCGCTGCGCACGGCGCTGAAGAAGTGCCCCGAGGCGGTGTTCCTGGCCGTCGACCTCCCGGTCTACGAGGCCGCGTCGGCCACCGTGATGGACACGCTGCGGGCGGCGCTTTGGGCCGGTGACCCGGTCGATGTCGAGGTGCTGGGCTGGGACGAGGCGTTCGTCGGTCTGCGGCCCGGCGCCGACCCGGCCCACGAGCACGACCCGATGGCGTTCGCCGGCCAGCTGCGGGCGGAGGTGCTCGCCGCCACCGGACTGCACTGCTCGGTCGGCGTCGGCGACACCACGCTGCAGGCCAAGATCGCGACCGACTTCGGCAAGCCGCGCGGGGTCTACCGCATCTCCGACGCGTCGTGGTCCGCCGAGATGGGCGACCGTCCGACCCGGGCGCTGTGGGGCGTCGGCGCCAAGGTCGAGCGGCGCCTGGCCGACCTCGGCATCCGCACCGTCGCGCAGCTGGCGGCCTCCGACGAGCGGGTGCTCGCCGCCGAGATCGGGCCGACGATGGGTCCCTACTACCACCGGCTGGGCCGCGGCGTCGGGAACCGGGTCGTCGACCCCACCCCCTGGGTCCCGCGCGCCCACGGCCGCGAGGAGACGTTCCAGACCGACCTCGACGACGAGGTCGAGATCGAGGCGGCCGTGCGCCGCATCACTCGTCGCGTGGTGGCCGACATCGACGCCGAGGGCCGGCCCGCCTGGCGGGTCGGGCTCAAGGTGCGCGACCGCGCGTTCCAGACCGTGCAGCGCAGCCGCAAGCTGCCCGCGCCCACCGCCGACCCCGACGAGCTCGCCGACGCCGTCGTCGCGCTGCTGACGAAGGTCGAGCGCAAGCGACCCGTGCGGCTGCTCGGCGTACGCCTGGAGATGGTGGAGCCCGAGGGCGGTTACCTGCGGTAG
- a CDS encoding glutamate--cysteine ligase, translating to MRIDFHASADYTLGVEWELALVDRRTRDLRNDASHLFARARPRLPHPDRLHQELLRNTVELVTGVCDTVGEAMADLRATLLPVLAAGDDLDLDLFGAGTHPFASWTGQQLSAGHRYQELMDRTQWWGRQMLIWGVHVHVGLPERDRVMPVLSALLDYYPHLQALSASSPVWGGVDTGYASNRALMFQQLPTAGLPFQFATWAEYEAFARDQLTTGVIDELNEIRWDLRPAAHLGTIENRICDGVSSLDDLAALTALMHCLVVDLDTRMAAGEELPTMAPWHVQENKWRSARYGLDAIVILDSDCTERLVTDDLADLLVRLEPTAARLGCAAELASVASVVAGGASYQRQRAVAAATGGDLVAVVDSVVRELRESV from the coding sequence GTGCGGATCGACTTCCACGCCTCGGCCGACTACACGCTCGGCGTCGAGTGGGAGCTGGCCCTGGTCGACCGGCGCACCCGCGACCTGCGCAACGACGCCTCGCACCTCTTCGCCCGCGCCAGACCGCGGCTCCCCCACCCCGACCGGCTGCACCAGGAGCTGCTGCGCAACACCGTCGAGCTCGTCACCGGGGTGTGCGACACCGTCGGCGAGGCGATGGCCGACCTACGGGCCACGCTGCTGCCGGTCCTGGCCGCCGGCGACGACCTCGACCTCGACCTGTTCGGCGCCGGCACCCATCCCTTCGCGTCGTGGACCGGACAGCAGCTGTCGGCCGGCCACCGCTACCAGGAGCTGATGGACCGCACCCAGTGGTGGGGGCGGCAGATGCTGATCTGGGGCGTCCACGTGCACGTCGGGCTGCCCGAGCGCGACCGGGTGATGCCCGTGCTCTCGGCGTTGCTCGACTACTACCCGCACCTGCAGGCCCTCTCGGCGTCCTCGCCGGTCTGGGGCGGCGTCGACACCGGCTACGCCTCCAACCGCGCGTTGATGTTCCAGCAGCTGCCGACGGCCGGGCTGCCGTTCCAGTTCGCCACCTGGGCGGAGTACGAGGCCTTCGCCCGCGACCAGCTGACCACCGGCGTCATCGACGAGCTCAACGAGATCCGCTGGGACCTGCGCCCCGCGGCCCACCTGGGGACCATCGAGAACCGCATCTGCGACGGCGTCTCCTCCCTCGACGACCTCGCCGCGCTCACCGCGCTGATGCACTGCCTCGTCGTCGACCTCGACACCCGGATGGCGGCCGGCGAGGAGCTGCCCACGATGGCCCCGTGGCACGTGCAGGAGAACAAGTGGCGCTCGGCGCGCTACGGCCTCGACGCGATCGTCATCCTCGACTCCGACTGCACCGAGCGACTGGTGACCGACGACCTCGCCGACCTGCTGGTGCGGCTCGAGCCGACCGCCGCGCGCCTGGGGTGCGCCGCCGAGCTCGCGTCGGTCGCCTCCGTGGTGGCCGGCGGGGCGTCGTACCAACGGCAGCGGGCGGTCGCCGCCGCCACCGGCGGCGACCTCGTGGCCGTCGTCGACTCGGTCGTGCGCGAGCTGCGCGAGTCGGTGTGA
- a CDS encoding threonine/serine ThrE exporter family protein, with the protein MDDPTPPTQEMQVPRRLALTLDFCLRIGEVLLSSGAGAADVTATMLSVARALGADGAEVDITFTSLTMSHQAHVDEAPLISTRHVVQRTIDYQDLTRVDHLVRDVVGGRLGLHAGRDELRRIVSTGHDRPRWAVTAGWATMAAGVAVSLGGDVVVAILAALAAVLIDRSQLRIARRRLPVFYQQVAGGAVATLVAVGAALLDERLDLGLDVSQVITANIVMLLAGIGFMGALQDALTGFYITAGARITEALLSTAGIIAGVSGGLSLAGAVGVDLPTVRAGATGIQDVTVAVAGSAVAAGAFAFASYSPLRALVPVALTAGVAMAISLSLQDPGIARAWAVALAAFFVGLVGYAVARRLKVPPLIVVVSAVVPMLPGIAIYRGLSLLSEGSSRNTSYGLVHLIGAASVALAIAAGVILGEYLAQPLAREARRVETRLAGPRLVGPAQRLTARGRGRRGRGDRPAA; encoded by the coding sequence ATGGACGACCCCACGCCGCCCACCCAGGAGATGCAGGTGCCTCGGCGGCTCGCGCTGACCCTCGACTTCTGCCTGCGCATCGGCGAGGTGCTGCTGTCCTCCGGCGCCGGGGCCGCCGACGTCACCGCCACCATGCTGTCCGTCGCCCGCGCCCTGGGCGCCGACGGCGCCGAGGTCGACATCACGTTCACCTCGCTGACCATGAGCCACCAGGCACACGTCGACGAGGCCCCGCTGATCTCCACCCGCCACGTCGTGCAGCGCACCATCGACTACCAGGACCTGACCCGCGTCGACCACCTCGTCCGCGACGTCGTCGGGGGCCGGCTCGGCCTGCACGCCGGACGCGACGAGCTGCGCCGGATCGTGTCGACCGGGCACGACCGGCCGCGCTGGGCGGTCACCGCCGGCTGGGCCACGATGGCCGCCGGCGTCGCGGTCTCCCTCGGCGGCGACGTGGTCGTCGCCATCCTGGCCGCCCTCGCCGCGGTGCTCATCGACCGCTCACAGCTGCGGATCGCCCGGCGCCGCCTGCCGGTGTTCTACCAGCAGGTGGCCGGCGGGGCCGTCGCGACGCTGGTCGCCGTCGGCGCCGCGCTGCTCGACGAGCGGCTCGACCTGGGCCTCGACGTCTCGCAGGTGATCACCGCCAACATCGTGATGCTGCTGGCCGGCATCGGGTTCATGGGGGCGCTGCAGGACGCGCTGACCGGCTTCTACATCACCGCCGGGGCGCGGATCACCGAGGCGCTGCTGTCGACCGCCGGCATCATCGCCGGCGTCAGCGGCGGCCTCAGCCTGGCCGGGGCCGTCGGGGTCGACCTGCCCACCGTCCGGGCCGGCGCGACCGGCATCCAGGACGTCACCGTCGCGGTCGCCGGGTCCGCCGTGGCGGCGGGAGCGTTCGCGTTCGCGTCGTACTCGCCGCTGCGCGCGCTCGTGCCCGTCGCCCTCACCGCCGGGGTCGCGATGGCGATCTCGCTGTCGCTCCAGGACCCCGGGATCGCGCGCGCCTGGGCGGTGGCCCTGGCCGCGTTCTTCGTCGGCCTCGTCGGGTACGCCGTCGCCCGCCGGCTCAAGGTGCCGCCGCTCATCGTCGTCGTCTCCGCCGTGGTGCCGATGCTCCCCGGCATCGCGATCTACCGCGGGCTGTCGCTGCTCAGCGAGGGCAGCAGCCGCAACACGTCCTACGGCCTGGTCCACCTGATCGGCGCCGCCTCGGTGGCGCTGGCGATCGCGGCCGGGGTGATCCTCGGGGAGTACCTCGCCCAGCCGCTCGCGCGCGAGGCGCGACGCGTGGAGACCCGGCTCGCCGGACCCCGGCTGGTCGGGCCCGCCCAGCGGCTCACCGCGCGCGGCCGGGGGCGTCGGGGCCGAGGAGATCGGCCAGCCGCCTGA
- a CDS encoding DUF402 domain-containing protein has translation MTLVLGTPVRLEMTKWGDRPHWEFAATYLGADEHGDWIGIPVGTHMSRPGAAFDTVVAQVGLVPRGVGWVSTFHAPGWRIATYVDMTTVPGWDGTTCRTVDLDLDVVRTADGHVFVDDEDEFAEHQVRYGYPPEVIALAEESAAWVHEAVLAERAPFDGDTADRWLRRLADLLGPDAPGRAR, from the coding sequence GTGACCCTCGTCCTCGGCACCCCCGTCCGCCTCGAGATGACCAAGTGGGGCGACCGCCCGCACTGGGAGTTCGCGGCGACGTACCTCGGCGCCGACGAGCACGGCGACTGGATCGGGATCCCGGTCGGCACGCACATGTCGCGACCGGGCGCCGCGTTCGACACCGTGGTCGCCCAGGTCGGGTTGGTGCCCCGCGGGGTCGGCTGGGTCTCGACGTTCCACGCCCCGGGCTGGCGGATCGCGACGTACGTCGACATGACCACGGTGCCGGGGTGGGACGGCACGACCTGCCGCACCGTCGACCTCGACCTCGACGTGGTCCGCACCGCCGACGGCCACGTGTTCGTCGACGACGAGGACGAGTTCGCCGAGCACCAGGTGCGCTACGGCTACCCGCCCGAGGTGATCGCCCTGGCCGAGGAGTCGGCCGCCTGGGTGCACGAGGCGGTCCTCGCCGAGCGGGCGCCGTTCGACGGCGACACCGCCGACCGGTGGCTCAGGCGGCTGGCCGATCTCCTCGGCCCCGACGCCCCCGGCCGCGCGCGGTGA
- a CDS encoding SDR family NAD(P)-dependent oxidoreductase: MKSLHDKVVVITGAGSGIGRALALNLAGKGSLLALSDVDEAGLAETVSLVDRAGVTKVRSDRLDVADRDAFSRYALDVVEDFGRVNVVINNAGVALAGDLTDLEYPDMDWIIGINFWGVVHGTKEFLPHVIASGDGHIVNLSSLFGLVSMPGQSMYNASKYAVRGMTEALREEMLIAKHPVGVTAVHPGGIKTAIARNSRVSAKENQAATAEFFDKKLAKMTPERAAEIIVRGIEKNKARVLVGLDAHAIHTAAKLAGSRYQDVVALGAGRILPAKTKVV, encoded by the coding sequence ATGAAGTCGCTCCACGACAAGGTCGTCGTCATCACCGGTGCCGGCTCCGGCATCGGCCGCGCCCTGGCCCTCAACCTCGCCGGCAAGGGCTCGCTCCTCGCGCTGTCCGACGTCGACGAGGCCGGGCTCGCCGAGACCGTCTCGCTGGTCGACCGAGCCGGGGTGACCAAGGTCCGCAGCGACCGTCTCGACGTCGCCGACCGCGACGCGTTCAGCCGCTACGCCCTCGACGTCGTCGAGGACTTCGGTCGCGTCAACGTCGTCATCAACAACGCCGGTGTCGCGCTGGCCGGTGACCTCACCGACCTCGAGTACCCCGACATGGACTGGATCATCGGCATCAACTTCTGGGGCGTCGTCCACGGCACCAAGGAGTTCCTCCCCCACGTGATCGCCAGCGGCGACGGGCACATCGTCAACCTGTCCTCGCTGTTCGGCCTGGTCTCGATGCCGGGGCAGTCCATGTACAACGCCTCCAAGTACGCCGTGCGCGGCATGACCGAGGCGCTGCGCGAGGAGATGCTGATCGCCAAGCACCCCGTCGGCGTCACCGCCGTGCACCCCGGTGGCATCAAGACCGCGATCGCGCGCAACTCCCGCGTCTCGGCCAAGGAGAACCAGGCCGCGACGGCCGAGTTCTTCGACAAGAAGCTGGCCAAGATGACCCCCGAGCGGGCGGCCGAGATCATCGTGCGCGGCATCGAGAAGAACAAGGCCCGCGTGCTCGTCGGCCTCGACGCCCACGCCATCCACACCGCCGCCAAGCTCGCCGGCTCGCGCTACCAGGACGTCGTCGCCCTCGGCGCCGGCCGGATCCTGCCCGCCAAGACCAAGGTCGTCTGA
- a CDS encoding TetR/AcrR family transcriptional regulator produces the protein MTVGTGQRIRLTPDERRAQLLDLGVRLLADRSLDELSIDLLAEEAGISRGLLYHYFGNKHAFHEAVVRRAVDDLVAQTAPPGSGDALEQLAASMTAYVDYVVANHAGYVSLVKGAQGGNETLRAIYDEARGVLTDRIFTEDAQADLIPDTPATRLLVRGWAAMAEELVLSWVEEPNGVTRDELLRLLAGSLPALVVAAAPD, from the coding sequence GTGACCGTAGGCACCGGACAACGGATCCGCCTGACCCCCGACGAGCGCCGCGCCCAGCTCCTCGACCTCGGCGTGCGGCTGCTGGCCGACCGCTCGCTCGACGAGCTGTCGATCGACCTGCTGGCCGAGGAGGCCGGCATCTCGCGGGGGCTGCTCTACCACTACTTCGGCAACAAGCACGCCTTCCACGAGGCCGTCGTACGCCGCGCGGTCGACGACCTGGTCGCGCAGACCGCGCCCCCGGGCAGCGGTGACGCGCTCGAGCAGCTCGCGGCCTCGATGACCGCCTACGTCGACTACGTGGTCGCCAACCACGCCGGCTACGTCTCGCTGGTCAAGGGCGCCCAGGGCGGCAACGAGACCCTGCGCGCGATCTACGACGAGGCGCGCGGCGTGCTGACCGACCGGATCTTCACCGAGGACGCTCAGGCCGACCTGATCCCCGACACCCCCGCCACCCGGCTCCTGGTGCGCGGCTGGGCCGCGATGGCCGAGGAGCTGGTGCTGTCGTGGGTCGAGGAGCCCAACGGCGTCACCCGCGACGAGCTGCTGCGCCTGCTGGCCGGGTCGCTGCCGGCCCTGGTCGTCGCCGCCGCACCGGACTGA